From a region of the Sphingopyxis sp. YR583 genome:
- a CDS encoding DUF1993 domain-containing protein, translating into MLYDLTVPAFQNGLKALSGELAKASAWGAANGIGELQFAVARLAPDMFPLASQVRFTCIQALQPLNRLGGVAIPELSEDATDFAGMQDQIAATLAFLDTVDPSSLGQDGDRPVSFDLPNGMVFDMSAFDYIRDWAAPQFAFHRVAAYAVLRHMGVPLGKADYVGYMMRYLRPGTAPAA; encoded by the coding sequence ATGCTCTACGATCTGACCGTACCGGCCTTTCAGAATGGCCTGAAGGCCCTGTCGGGAGAATTGGCGAAGGCGAGCGCATGGGGCGCCGCCAACGGCATCGGCGAATTGCAGTTCGCGGTGGCGCGGCTTGCCCCCGACATGTTCCCTCTCGCCTCGCAGGTCCGCTTTACCTGTATACAGGCACTGCAACCGCTCAACCGGCTCGGCGGCGTCGCGATCCCTGAGCTTTCCGAGGATGCGACCGACTTTGCCGGGATGCAGGATCAGATCGCCGCTACACTCGCTTTTCTCGATACCGTCGACCCCAGCTCGCTCGGGCAGGATGGCGACAGGCCAGTCAGCTTCGACCTGCCGAACGGCATGGTCTTCGACATGAGCGCATTCGACTATATCCGTGACTGGGCGGCGCCCCAGTTCGCATTCCACCGTGTCGCCGCCTATGCCGTCCTGCGCCATATGGGCGTGCCGCTCGGCAAGGCCGATTATGTCGGCTATATGATGCGTTATCTGCGGCCCGGAACGGCGCCCGCCGCCTGA